The Papilio machaon chromosome 15, ilPapMach1.1, whole genome shotgun sequence region TTCAAAGAACAACGTGGGGGTTTACTCGAGGCGCGCTGCACAAACTTTATCTAAAAACAACttgtgtatttttgtttatatattctttaataattaGTGACAGAGTAACGTAAGTGGTATGAGTCATAGAGACAGAAATGGATACATGCGTTTTTTGTCTtcctaaaaatttaaaaagtgattttaatttgaaacaaacagtaaaatatttttgatgaaaaatctCCTCAACAGAAAGAACAAGTGAGAAGAGAAATTGATTCGGGTAAAGTTTATTGTAAGTGGATGGAAAGAGAGCTTGttaagtaataaaagtttACGTACTCCTGCCAGTTGCCAGCCACGATTTAAATTCGACGCGTGAGGAAATAAAAGTTAGAAATACGAAGGGGAACTTCTTCAGCGATGTTACAAAGAGAATGTTAAAGTGCGACTGCATGCGTGTGGTGTATTCTTAAAGAATTCAATGTGCAAATGTTTATGTAGTTTACTGCTATTCGTTTGGATTCCTTATTATCAAATAATCATATAAGAGAGTCTGTGGTGTCTGTGGCtttttcctttatatttaatgttgcaCAAATAACAAgagactataaaataaaatgttattgttttaaaatttacaattgaaTTATAGCAATGAAATAACATTGCATTGAAAGTTATTTAtggataaaacaaattatacacCACAGAGTTATAAGTAATAACAGAAATAACCcccttaaattttatttacaaatatttgtattagatgtaattaaattccgcaataaatataaaacaaacgacTTTAACAAGAGCACGTAAAACTCTCGAGTTGTTCGAGTCCCGTAACTTTGCTCGAAACAGAAAACTTGTTAACTAATCAAGCAGTTGAAGTTCTTTTGGAATTCTTGATAACAAGTTGGCCTCTGTTACAGAATGCAGTTACTCGTGTATGCTGTAAGTAACCTTTGagtatacaaatttaattaagttaattaaaaatgcctTATGAGACGTTACTTCAAGCGACAGCTGGGTTAtatatgtttgaaaataaagataaacttAACTATTACAGATtcattttccatttttattgGTGACAAGGTAcgatatcatcatcatcatcagctcactatacgtccccaccgaggggctcggagcctaccccaattttaggggtgactaggccatagtcaaccacgctggccaagtgcgggttggttgacttcacacatatcattgaatttcttctcagatatgtgcaggttgcatcacgatgttttccttcaccgtaagaacgtcggataaatgtacatatgtaaatcgaaaatcgaaaaacacattggtacatggcgggattcgaacccaggatctgcaaattgcaagtcaagtgcttaacccctgagccaccgacgctctctaCGAGTCGCGAAGGTATGatatacaaatttcaaattattattcgGTGGATCAGAGTCGCATCAAATTTCGGAGGATTTGTACGAGCGCCGCGCGGCTGCCGACGCCTCGCTGCAGATACATATACTGAAAAACTGAGCTGGAATGGCTCGCTGTtgaatcaatattaaatttagtttacaCTTTTCATTGATTCGAACGCAATTCAATTAACAATGGATACGTCAAAAATATAGTGccaattacttttatataaccGCTCTAACAATTTTGTATGGATTCtaacttatattatttctcgtcgttcaaatattaaaacgtaatatgattttacaacttttcattactttattgTGAAACTGTTTATTCGCCGTCGCAGTGAGGGTGTCTGCTCGCGCTATCGTCGCCTTGCTGGAGCTCAGTCGAGCCGCGATCCGACAATGTTTTGAATTGCAAAGCGCTTGCTCTCGATCAAGAATGCCGGTGGCGGCGCATACCTTACTTTCGCTTTAAATTCTTTGCGAAACTTCTAATGAGTAAATAATGAGAAGCTTTACActaagtttatattataaaataactagtctttaatattaatagtttttcTAGCACATATGTGCGTTCATAAACTTCAAACTGTCCgatattacatataattaaacacTTTGAATCGCATTTGGCTTTGAAGATTTTTcagatttacaaataatacaaattatcatGTCATATATGTTACACGTCATATCGTTGAGGAAGTTCTTACAGTAGTACTACTAAACTGAACAACAATAGTAACACGTCGAGGCTCACAAGGTGTACAGACGCACGACATGCGTCGTAAATCAGCACAAGTGCACGTCACACGTCACACACGTCACcacataaatgtaaacaacttatttttaacCTACTCGTTCTGTGTTAGACATTTTTTATGCTTTGTTAGGTATTAGGTATTAGTTTGTTGGTcagttttacaataatatagtGAGTTGTTACAAAAACCAAGGAAATAGACGATGATGCTGAAGTAAAATAGTTTAGGTCATAAACAGCCGTCAGTAGATTAATTTGTTATCTACTAAAATGACTGAagaatacaaatttttttgCATGGATTCTGAATTTAGTGACTACAATTAGTGTCGACGCTGACGGCGCGACGCCGCTGTCGCCGACTATGTCATTAGAGGCTGACAAGCTTTTAGCGTGACAAATCCGCCGCGTTCACATTGACGGAATGTCAAGACTCGGAGCTCGGGACTCGGGACCCTTGTCACTTGTCAAGAGTCTGAGTTTGCGACGCGTATAATTTATGCTCGTCTTTGGCGCCTTGTGACGTCAtcaataaagtaatattacgATTATTTCATTGTACATTGAACATTAAAGCGTAGCCTTCCACTTTTATCTTCAATTGTTTACACTCCTACGAAACGTGTGTCCGGAATTTGGACGACTCAACAACCAACAGCGGAACGAACGAACACTACAGAACTCAAACGACCTCAAGAACGCAAAGAAAACCAACCAAACATATACCAAAGTGTCAGCAATACGCGGGAAGTATATTACTAGCAagacaaatttttaacaatcgcgatttaacaaacatacagcgccatctattgtgcTGTAGCGGAAACGGCGCCAACATTCCGCCCACCAAGAACCTTGTTCTTTCCGCCCACCATGAGGTATTCGTGAGCGTCTTcgtgtaatttaatatctctaggtaacaaaataattttgttgataGGCCTTGTTAAGATAGAtgatttacatttcaatttaaccaCCCTAACAGCCTTGTCAGGTCCGGGAATCAGTTCTAGTATACGCGCCAACAACCATTTGGCTGGAGGTAAgtcgttttcttttataatcacCAATTGACCGACATCTGGAGAAATTGAAGATTTTTGCCACTTTTGTCTTCTTTGTAGTCCTTGCAGATACTCTGTTGACCAGCGTTTCCAAAAGTGTTGCGTCATTTTTTGTACTAAGGTCCATCTATCTAATGCGCTTAATCTTGTATTCTCATGGTCTGGTTCAGGAATTATCATAGTTGCCTCACCAATGAGGAAATGAGCTGGCGTTAGTGGAAACAAATCATCTGGATTATCATTTAGTTGACAGATGGGTCTAGAATTTAAGCACGCTTCGACCTGTGATAGCAGAGTTGTCATCTCTTCAAATGTCAACGTTGAGTTTCCAACGACCTTAACAAGATGAGTTTTGGCACTTTTGACCGCAGCCTCCCAAAGGCCACCAAAATTGGGGGCTCTCGGTGGAATAAAGTGCCAAATAGTGCCTTCATTCGCTAATAACTCAACTATATCTTTCATACCACTTGAACAACGAATGTTAGCGTTATCCTTTAACTCCTTTGCGGCCCCTACGAAGTTTAATCCATTGTCACTCCAAACATCTGAACAATGTCCTCTTCTGGATATGAATCTCTTGAAAGCTGCAATAAAGCCTTTACTGGTAAGATCACTTACAACTTCAAGATGTACTGcttttgttttcatacaaatgAAAAGACAAATGTATCCCTTAAATGCTTTATGGCCTCTACCCTTAGATGTACGCAACTGTATTGGACCAGCGAAGTCGACGCCTGAAGTCTTGAACGGTCTGCCAGGTGTGATACGAACAGAAGGAAGTTCACCCATTTTTGGCTGTAGAACCATTCCTTTATGTCTCACACATACTACGCATTCTCTTACACACTTCTTCACTAACGGTTTTAATCCTATAATCCAATATTGGTTTTGCAAGAAATTCGTCATTAATCTATTTCCAccatgaagcaatttaatgtGAGCATCTCTGACAACCAGTGTAGTAAGGTGGTTGTGTTTGGGTAAAAGTATAGgatgttttatttctgaacCTATAGTAGCGCCTTGTAATCGTCCTCCGACTCTAAGTATCTGATTTTCGTCTAAATAAGGAGATAATGTCTTTAGTTTACTTCTTTTCTTCACCATACCGCTCTCTTTTAAGTCCCTTATTTCTTCCATAAAATCTTGTCTTTGACATAGTTTTATACACATTTGCATTGTTTCGTTTAATTCTTTAGTACTAAGGTAATCTGTGTATTGTTTTTCAGGTTTCAAAAGAAGGAATCGCCGACAATAGGTAAGTACTCTCTTCATTCTATTCAAAGTTGAAAATCGTTCATAAATGGGTTTTTCTTCTAGTTCGCACAGAaatgttttaaccctttgttttctttcttctaAAGTTGTAGTGTATGaggcatttgtttgtttatatttatgtgtttcTTTTAGCCAGGTTGGGCCTTGCCACCACAGTGATGAAGCAACAAGATCATCAGCTTGTATACCCCTCGAAGCTAGGTCTGCAGGATTGTCCCTTGAAGAAACAAACCGCCAAGCAGAATTGTCCAATAAGGTTTGTATTTCCGTGACTCGATTGGCCACAAAAGTTTGCCATTTAATAGGTTGTCCTTCTATCCAAG contains the following coding sequences:
- the LOC123721727 gene encoding uncharacterized protein LOC123721727, translating into MGELPSVRITPGRPFKTSGVDFAGPIQLRTSKGRGHKAFKGYICLFICMKTKAVHLEVVSDLTSKGFIAAFKRFISRRGHCSDVWSDNGLNFVGAAKELKDNANIRCSSGMKDIVELLANEGTIWHFIPPRAPNFGGLWEAAVKSAKTHLVKVVGNSTLTFEEMTTLLSQVEACLNSRPICQLNDNPDDLFPLTPAHFLIGEATMIIPEPDHENTRLSALDRWTLVQKMTQHFWKRWSTEYLQGLQRRQKWQKSSISPDVGQLVIIKENDLPPAKWLLARILELIPGPDKAVRVVKLKCKSSILTRPINKIILLPRDIKLHEDAHEYLMVGGKNKVLGGRNVGAVSATAQ